A section of the Rhipicephalus sanguineus isolate Rsan-2018 chromosome 11, BIME_Rsan_1.4, whole genome shotgun sequence genome encodes:
- the LOC119373783 gene encoding uncharacterized protein LOC119373783 codes for MRTQSVLFVLLFTICYMLGTSQSVFFGDFNLQGFLKTREPIWTFNTTSVSKRLCVVTIPEKESEERIAYKFMYYDQSAHKVSLEMEGKFRKSSGMYAGPRGKPKVYVYKVAYYDKLFQCAVIKISPVSTTYGKPWYELQVWDMYLERREPSMSCREHFHKVARHGHAIYNPTCHNILPKMSPPAQKALKRRNSLH; via the exons ATGAGAACGCAGAGCGTCCTCTTTGTACTTCTGTTTACCATATGCTATATGTTGGGAACTAGCCAGTCAGTCTTTTTCGGGGACTTCAATCTTCAAGGG ttCCTAAAGACTCGAGAACCGATATGGACGTTCAACACCACCAGCGTCAGCAAACGGCTTTGTGTAGTAACAATACCGGAAAAGGAAAGCGAGGAAAGGATCGCATACAAATTTATGTACTACGATCAGTCCGCACATAA AGTTTCCTTGGAAATGGAGGGTAAATTTCGAAAGAGTTCTGGCATGTACGCCGGTCCAAGAG GTAAACCGAAGGTATATGTGTACAAAGTTGCTTATTATGACAAACTCTTTCAATGTGCTGTCATCAAGATATCCCCAGTTTCTACCACCTACG GCAAGCCCTGGTATGAATTGCAGGTTTGGGACATGTATCTTGAGCGCCGCGAACCATCGATGAGTTGTCGAGAACATTTCCACAAGGTCGCACGTCATGGCCACGCTATCTACAATCCTACATGTCATAACATTCTTCCGAAAATGTCTCCACCAGCACAGAAAGCCCTAAAGAGGCGCAATTCATTGCACTAG